A region from the Malus domestica chromosome 07, GDT2T_hap1 genome encodes:
- the LOC114825809 gene encoding tripeptidyl-peptidase 2-like, with protein sequence MYFVNQGSYIEFVSFNVVSGALTSDIYGSHVACTLCFSFQSEYPKYTPLLAKILEAVPSRNNDKDKISHEKEVIDAANEVVDSVDRDELAKNFTLRSDPDDEEAEKIKKKMETTRDQLAEALYQKGLALAEIESLQVGIVNFFRSTFMVI encoded by the exons ATGTACTTTGTGAATCAG GGTTCTTACATTGAGTTTGTTTCATTCAACGTGGTTAGTGGTGCTCTGACTTCTGA CATCTATGGCTCACATGTTGCATGTACCTTATGTTTCTCTTTTCAATCTGAATATCCTAAATACACCCCATTGCTTGCCAAGATATTGGAAGCTGTACCTTCTCGGAACAATGACAAGGACAAAATCTCCCATGAAAAAGAG GTTATTGATGCAGCAAATGAGGTGGTTGACAGTGTTGACAGAGATGAGCTGGCAAAAAATTTTACACTAAGAAGTGATCCCGATGATGAAGAGGCAGAG aaaattaaaaagaagatGGAGACAACCCGTGATCAATTAGCAGAGGCATTGTACCAGAAAGGACTGGCACTAGCAGAGATTGAATCTTTGCAGGTTGGAATAGTTAATTTCTTTCGAAGTACTTTCATGGTCATCTAA
- the LOC103420780 gene encoding kinesin-like protein KIN-10C has translation MSDRQSQPLTSQIGEVLTDLTTLISQLQVEESSVSAEPARVDLKQAFIDRFLNLLNTSSLEDLENMKGIGETRAAKIMEVRAEEETPFTSLADLGKIGLSIKQAKGLVRKEFARMLD, from the exons ATGTCGGACCGACAATCCCAACCCTTGACCTCACAAATTGGAGAGGTACTAACTGATTTAACAACGCTGATTTCTCAACTTCAAGTTGAGGAGTCATCGGTATCGGCAGAACCTGCACGTGTCGATCTAAAGCAGGCATTTATCGACAGGTTTTTAAACCTGTTGAACACGTCTTCTCTAGAAGACCTAGAAAATATGAAG GGTATCGGCGAGACGAGAGCCGCAAAAATAATGGAAGTGCGCGCGGAGGAGGAAACTCCTTTTACGAgc cTTGCTGACCTGGGAAAGATTGGCCTGTCGATAAAGCAGGCTAAGGGTCTTGTGAGGAAGGAATTCGCCAGGATGCTCGATTAG
- the LOC114826167 gene encoding cytokinin hydroxylase-like produces the protein MEIIVRFFIIAIVMALLYVFCSLIFSFWVFPVLAYRKLKKNGLDGPSPSFPFGNLSEMKKENINVKSSSISHDIHSTLFPFFARWQNSFGKMFVYWLGTEPFLYIADPELLKKLSTEVTAKNWGKPAVFRRDRAAMFGNGLVMSEGDDWARHRHVITPAFNPTNLKAMASLMVETTTKMLDNWTTLVDSGTQEFDVEKEVTATAGEIIAKTSFGISYQSGRLVFEKLRALQTTLFKTIRFVGVPFGKMMHPKKALEARKLGQEINQLFLSLIDERRKMIRGSGPQNDLLGLLLKQSEHGGFTKSLTTKEVVDECKTFFFGGHETTALAITWTMLLLATHQDWQDQLREEIREVVGDKEIDVNMLSGLKKMGWVMNEVLRLYPSAPNAQRQAKADIQVSHDLSIPSGTNMWIDIVGMHHDPALWGDDVNEFKPERFKDNIHGGCKHKMGYLPFGFGGRMCIGRNLTFLEYKIVLTLILSRFSFTISPTYCHSPSIVLSLRPSDGLPLVLQPL, from the exons ATGGAGATCATCGTTCGATTTTTCATCATCGCCATCGTCATGGCGCTGCTGTACGTCTTTTGCAGTTTAATCTTTTCCTTCTGGGTTTTTCCAGTTCTTGCATATAGGAAGCTCAAGAAAAATGGGTTAGATGGTCCATCTCCAAGTTTTCCATTCGGAAATCTCAGTGAGATGAAAAAGGAGAACATCAATGTTAAAAGCTCAAGTATCTCCCATGACATACACTCGACCCTCTTTCCCTTTTTTGCTCGCTGGCAAAACTCTTTCG GAAAGATGTTCGTTTATTGGTTGGGGACGGAGCCATTTTTGTACATAGCAGATCCAGAGCTACTGAAAAAACTGTCTACGGAGGTGACAGCAAAGAACTGGGGGAAGCCTGCGGTGTTCCGACGCGATAGAGCGGCGATGTTCGGTAATGGCCTAGTCATGTCCGAAGGCGATGACTGGGCTCGTCACCGCCATGTTATCACTCCTGCTTTTAACCCAACAAACTTGAAG GCAATGGCGAGCTTAATGGTGGAGACCACCACCAAAATGCTAGACAATTGGACGACCCTCGTAGATTCCGGCACTCAAGAATTCGACGTCGAGAAAGAAGTCACAGCAACCGCTGGAGAGATCATCGCCAAAACCAGCTTTGGCATCAGCTACCAAAGTGGCCGGCTAGTGTTCGAAAAACTAAGAGCCTTGCAAACGACACTATTCAAAACGATCCGTTTCGTGGGAGTTCCTTTCGGGAAAATGATGCACCCTAAGAAAGCCCTAGAGGCCAGAAAACTTGGGCAAGAAATTAACCAATTGTTCTTGTCACTAATTGACGAAAGACGCAAAATGATCAGAGGGTCGGGGCCGCAGAACGACCTGCTTGGCTTGTTGCTTAAACAGAGTGAACATGGAGGGTTCACAAAGTCCTTAACTACAAAAGAAGTTGTGGATGAGTGCAAGACATTCTTCTTTGGAGGTCATGAGACAACTGCATTGGCAATCACATGGACAATGTTGCTCCTGGCCACCCACCAGGATTGGCAAGATCAGTTGAGAGAGGAGATTAGGGAAGTGGTCGGAGACAAAGAAATTGACGTGAACATGCTTTCTGGACTAAAGAAG ATGGGATGGGTGATGAACGAAGTCTTGCGGCTATACCCTTCAGCACCAAATGCACAAAGGCAAGCCAAAGCCGACATTCAAGTGAGCCACGACCTGTCGATTCCGAGTGGAACAAACATGTGGATTGACATCGTCGGCATGCACCACGACCCGGCCCTGTGGGGCGACGACGTCAACGAGTTCAAGCCGGAGAGGTTCAAGGACAACATCCACGGGGGGTGCAAGCACAAGATGGGGTACTTGCCTTTTGGGTTTGGAGGGAGAATGTGCATTGGTAGAAACTTGACTTTCTTGGAGTACAAGATAGTTCTAACCCTAATTCTATCTAGGTTTTCATTTACCATCTCTCCAACATACTGCCATTCCCCTTCTATTGTCCTATCTCTGAGACCTTCCGATGGCCTGCCTCTAGTACTCCAACCCCTCTAG